Proteins found in one Caldisericia bacterium genomic segment:
- a CDS encoding C25 family cysteine peptidase, with amino-acid sequence MLKNKIFLITILFFLLLPKITFSQEIEKICSFNENFKIISQNSILVNIDGEFEKDLVGLFYKNIKIYYESNLELSSFKILYKEIKKVDLKLKLDIKYGNSILVEKIFSFLPKENVIFVGNFKKGEEKFLLFKYYPFIYNETTKESFILKSFDIKIYFKRKYAPYFYKKTFQPETYVIIGKSNLKDAIDFFIKKRSQDGFNVIYKPLEDFLNGDVKINIRNYLKENYKSLNIKYLLLIGESNVIPYFKVYPYKNQSVLTDFFYSELTSDIDLDKDGRQGEPIEDKIDFYSEIMVGRIPSSEINFVKKVLDRTLLFETLNNKKNILMAGAIWNFETTLFPFTDGAESLKTIFNEIYKINGFSSILLSEKEGIKKSVASDISLSYENLILYQNDLKPAILLWQGHGYINSTFRKIWLEDLNQNGIFEDSEGREIKFVDIDSLISFNKDYPSIIFMGSCDNMKGIENSLAYSFIKDYAVSVIASTDTAYYGIGWNGFNGGWLQSLMYSFSDYVKDGNSVSFSLAKAKEIYFEKFISPIQVEESFANIYVFNIFGPPEINLKTENKLIKTNSIITKENQIFKVDFKITNNFNTIKGLIEFNKDLIKLFKIESKNSFNYSFIDENKIMFKIDKILDKDLFSMIFFGKNPGETNIILRGIVVDDKIYYDIIESNKIFILKKKFSKYDLNDDGKVDGVDLIEFSKSFGSRFGDTDYKDFCDFTMDGRVDGLDLIEFSINFGKIFNF; translated from the coding sequence TTGTTAAAGAATAAAATATTTTTAATAACTATACTTTTCTTTTTACTTTTACCAAAAATAACTTTTTCTCAAGAAATAGAAAAAATCTGTTCATTTAATGAAAATTTTAAAATTATTTCCCAAAATTCAATTTTAGTTAACATAGATGGAGAATTTGAAAAAGATCTTGTTGGTCTTTTTTATAAAAACATTAAAATTTACTATGAAAGTAATTTAGAGTTATCAAGTTTTAAAATTTTATACAAAGAGATTAAAAAAGTGGACCTAAAATTAAAACTTGACATTAAATATGGAAATAGCATTCTTGTTGAGAAAATATTTTCTTTTTTACCTAAGGAAAATGTAATTTTTGTTGGAAATTTTAAAAAAGGTGAGGAAAAATTTTTATTATTTAAATATTATCCTTTTATATATAATGAAACAACAAAAGAAAGTTTTATATTAAAGAGTTTTGATATAAAAATATATTTTAAAAGAAAATATGCTCCTTATTTTTATAAAAAAACCTTCCAACCCGAAACATATGTAATTATTGGTAAAAGTAATTTAAAAGATGCTATTGACTTTTTTATCAAAAAAAGATCTCAAGATGGCTTCAATGTAATATATAAACCTCTTGAAGATTTTTTAAATGGCGATGTAAAAATAAATATAAGAAATTATTTAAAAGAAAATTACAAAAGCCTTAACATAAAATATCTTTTACTTATTGGAGAAAGCAATGTTATTCCTTATTTTAAAGTGTATCCATATAAAAACCAATCTGTTTTAACAGATTTTTTTTATAGTGAATTAACAAGTGATATTGATTTAGACAAAGATGGAAGACAAGGAGAACCTATTGAAGACAAAATCGACTTTTATTCTGAAATTATGGTTGGAAGAATACCATCAAGTGAAATAAATTTTGTTAAAAAGGTTCTTGATAGAACTCTACTCTTTGAAACTTTAAACAACAAAAAGAACATTCTTATGGCTGGTGCAATTTGGAATTTTGAAACGACTCTTTTTCCTTTTACAGATGGGGCAGAATCATTAAAAACAATTTTTAATGAAATATATAAAATTAATGGTTTCTCATCGATTCTTCTTTCAGAAAAAGAGGGTATTAAAAAATCTGTAGCCTCAGATATTTCACTCTCTTATGAAAATTTAATATTATATCAAAATGATTTAAAGCCTGCCATACTTTTATGGCAAGGTCATGGTTATATTAATTCAACATTTAGAAAAATTTGGTTAGAAGATTTAAATCAAAATGGGATTTTTGAAGATAGTGAAGGAAGAGAGATTAAGTTTGTTGATATAGATTCCTTAATTTCATTTAATAAAGATTATCCATCTATTATTTTTATGGGCTCTTGTGATAATATGAAGGGAATAGAAAATTCTCTTGCATATTCATTTATAAAAGATTATGCTGTGTCGGTTATTGCCTCAACAGATACAGCATATTATGGTATAGGGTGGAATGGATTTAATGGAGGATGGTTACAAAGTTTAATGTATTCATTTTCAGATTATGTAAAAGATGGAAATTCTGTTTCATTTTCACTTGCTAAAGCAAAGGAGATCTATTTTGAAAAATTTATAAGCCCAATTCAAGTAGAAGAAAGTTTTGCAAATATATATGTTTTCAATATCTTTGGTCCACCAGAAATAAATTTAAAGACTGAAAATAAATTGATAAAAACAAATAGCATAATAACAAAAGAAAATCAAATATTTAAAGTTGATTTTAAAATTACTAACAATTTCAATACAATTAAAGGTTTAATTGAATTTAATAAAGATCTAATAAAACTTTTTAAAATTGAAAGCAAAAACTCCTTTAACTATTCATTTATTGATGAAAATAAGATAATGTTTAAAATAGATAAAATTTTAGATAAGGATCTTTTTTCAATGATCTTTTTTGGTAAAAACCCTGGAGAAACAAATATAATTTTAAGGGGTATTGTTGTAGATGATAAAATTTATTATGATATTATTGAGTCAAACAAAATTTTTATTTTAAAAAAGAAATTTTCAAAATATGATTTAAATGATGACGGAAAGGTGGACGGTGTTGATTTAATTGAATTTTCAAAATCTTTTGGGTCTCGTTTTGGTGATACTGATTACAAAGATTTTTGTGATTTTACAATGGATGGAAGAGTTGATGGATTAGATTTAATTGAATTTTCAATAAATTTTGGAAAAATTTTTAATTTTTAA
- a CDS encoding roadblock/LC7 domain-containing protein: protein MEEILKKLKSLPGVIGVMIVEADGLLINSLVDSNIDPEAISGLCASVFRNSRSILSTTNLGDLEIAMLEADNGNLFIKRVEEVFLALLTKKDINLGLIRLSIKNASKELISFL, encoded by the coding sequence ATGGAAGAGATTTTAAAAAAATTAAAATCACTACCTGGAGTAATTGGAGTAATGATTGTTGAGGCTGATGGACTTCTTATAAACAGTTTAGTTGATTCAAATATAGATCCTGAAGCAATATCAGGATTGTGCGCCTCAGTATTTAGAAATTCAAGATCAATTCTTTCAACTACTAATTTAGGAGACCTTGAAATTGCAATGCTTGAAGCAGATAATGGTAATTTATTTATAAAAAGAGTGGAAGAAGTTTTTCTAGCACTATTAACAAAAAAAGACATTAATTTAGGACTTATAAGATTATCTATTAAAAATGCATCGAAAGAATTAATCTCCTTTTTATAA
- the hutU gene encoding urocanate hydratase codes for MNEYKEIRAPRGKELNTKGWGQEAALRMLMNNLDPDVAEKPEELIVYGGTGKAARNWEAFWNIVKALKTLENDETLLIQSGKPVGIFKTHEFAPRVLISNAMLVPKWATWDEFRKLEAMGLTMYGQMTAGSWIYIGTQGILQGTYETFAQVAKKHFNGSLKGKFVLSAGLGGMGGAQPLAITMNEGVCIIAEVDKNRIERRIKTNYLEYYTESIDEAIKLMEEAKNKGIPRSIGVLTNAVILYKELLRRGIIPDVVTDQTSAHDELNGYVPYQIDYNEALKLRKEKPEEYIKLSYESIIEHVNAMVEFQKRGAVVFDYGNNIRGQAFKAGYKDAYSFPGFIQAYIRPLFFVGKGPFRWVALSGDPNDIYLTDEVVIKEFSYDEHLVRWIKMAREKVKFQGLPARICWLGYGEREKFGLIINDLVRKGKISAPIVIGRDHLDTGSVASPNRETEGMKDGSDAIADWPILNGLLNAVSGATWVAIHHGGGVGIGYSIHAGMVIVADGTELSDKKLKLVLTCDPGIGIVRHADAGYEDAIKFAKEKGIKLPSIY; via the coding sequence ATGAATGAGTATAAAGAGATAAGAGCACCAAGAGGAAAAGAATTAAACACTAAAGGTTGGGGGCAAGAAGCAGCATTAAGGATGCTTATGAATAATCTTGATCCTGATGTTGCAGAAAAGCCAGAAGAACTTATAGTTTATGGTGGAACTGGTAAAGCAGCAAGAAATTGGGAGGCATTTTGGAATATTGTAAAGGCATTAAAAACACTCGAAAATGATGAAACTCTTTTAATTCAATCTGGAAAGCCAGTTGGTATTTTTAAAACCCATGAATTTGCGCCAAGAGTATTAATTTCAAATGCAATGCTTGTTCCAAAATGGGCTACTTGGGATGAATTTAGAAAACTTGAGGCAATGGGTCTTACAATGTATGGTCAAATGACAGCAGGAAGTTGGATTTATATTGGTACTCAAGGAATTCTACAAGGGACTTATGAAACTTTTGCTCAAGTTGCAAAAAAACATTTTAATGGTTCTCTAAAAGGAAAATTTGTCTTATCTGCAGGTCTTGGAGGAATGGGTGGAGCACAACCGCTTGCAATTACAATGAATGAAGGAGTTTGTATAATAGCAGAAGTGGATAAAAATAGAATTGAAAGAAGAATTAAAACTAATTATCTTGAATATTATACAGAGTCTATTGATGAGGCGATTAAATTAATGGAAGAGGCGAAAAATAAAGGAATACCAAGATCAATTGGTGTATTAACTAATGCTGTAATTCTTTATAAAGAACTTTTAAGAAGAGGAATAATTCCAGATGTTGTTACAGATCAAACATCTGCACACGATGAATTAAATGGCTATGTTCCATATCAAATTGATTATAATGAGGCTCTTAAATTAAGAAAAGAAAAACCAGAAGAATACATTAAACTCTCTTATGAATCTATAATTGAACATGTTAATGCTATGGTTGAATTTCAAAAAAGAGGTGCAGTTGTATTTGATTATGGAAATAATATAAGAGGACAAGCCTTTAAAGCAGGGTATAAAGATGCATATTCTTTTCCAGGTTTCATCCAAGCCTATATTAGGCCATTATTTTTTGTTGGTAAAGGACCTTTTAGATGGGTTGCTTTATCTGGAGATCCTAATGATATTTATTTAACAGATGAAGTTGTAATAAAAGAGTTTAGTTATGATGAACATCTCGTTAGATGGATAAAAATGGCGAGAGAAAAAGTAAAATTTCAAGGACTTCCTGCAAGAATCTGTTGGCTTGGTTATGGAGAAAGAGAAAAGTTTGGTTTAATCATAAATGACCTTGTAAGGAAAGGTAAAATATCAGCACCAATTGTTATTGGAAGAGATCATCTTGACACAGGATCTGTTGCATCACCAAATAGAGAAACAGAAGGAATGAAAGATGGATCAGATGCTATTGCTGACTGGCCAATCTTAAACGGACTTTTAAATGCTGTTTCAGGTGCCACATGGGTTGCAATTCATCATGGTGGAGGGGTTGGAATTGGTTATTCAATACATGCTGGAATGGTCATTGTTGCAGATGGAACTGAACTATCTGATAAAAAACTTAAACTTGTTTTAACTTGTGATCCTGGAATTGGTATTGTAAGACACGCAGATGCAGGATATGAAGATGCTATAAAATTTGCAAAAGAGAAGGGTATAAAACTTCCAAGTATCTATTAG
- a CDS encoding radical SAM protein, with protein MIKKVLLMNPPIGKFQRGEERCQADIEGGSAISIRPPNNLLYLASILRLYKKEVIVRDYPVEKDKSFEKDLKEFNPQMIIMSITTGTIEKDLEIFKLVKEYDKNIITIAEGAHFITAPLSSFNKEIYKYLDFAFYGESEYVLKNFLEVYEGSKDLEKVKGLIYKKNGFWIKNENPPFIEDLDSLPFPARDLIRNELYKNPDTDKPIATIQASRGCPGNCIYCLAPIVSGKIVRKRSPKNIVDEIEECVKKYKIDNFFLRADTFTIDKDWVIEISKEIIKRNLKVKWVANSRTKPIDKEMLLWMRKSGCYLIAFGLESGSEKSLKLMKKGVSVEDNLNAVKLAKEIGFKIYSFFIIGFPWENEDDIMETINFSLKIPSDFVEFHIATPYYGTELYKMMKEENLLQNDIEGHNYFSNPIGGTKYLTREKVLSLRKKALLKFYLRPNYIFKTLIRQNPRTLKNYIYYGFKLVKNSLF; from the coding sequence ATGATTAAAAAAGTTTTATTAATGAATCCCCCAATTGGTAAATTTCAAAGAGGAGAAGAAAGGTGTCAGGCAGACATTGAAGGGGGTAGTGCAATTTCTATAAGACCTCCAAATAATCTTCTATATCTTGCTTCTATCTTGAGATTATACAAAAAGGAAGTAATTGTTAGAGATTATCCAGTTGAAAAAGATAAAAGTTTTGAAAAAGATTTGAAAGAATTTAACCCTCAAATGATAATAATGAGTATAACCACAGGAACAATTGAAAAGGATTTAGAAATTTTTAAACTTGTTAAAGAGTATGACAAAAATATAATTACAATTGCAGAAGGTGCTCATTTTATAACAGCACCCTTGTCTTCTTTTAATAAAGAAATTTATAAATATTTAGATTTTGCTTTTTATGGTGAAAGTGAATATGTTTTGAAAAATTTTTTAGAAGTTTATGAAGGAAGCAAAGATTTAGAAAAAGTTAAGGGATTAATTTATAAAAAAAATGGATTTTGGATAAAAAACGAAAACCCGCCATTTATAGAAGATCTTGATTCTCTCCCTTTTCCTGCAAGGGATCTTATTAGAAATGAACTTTATAAAAACCCCGATACAGATAAACCAATTGCAACAATTCAAGCATCTCGAGGTTGTCCTGGAAATTGTATCTATTGTCTTGCTCCGATAGTTTCTGGCAAAATTGTTAGAAAAAGAAGTCCTAAGAATATAGTGGATGAAATAGAAGAGTGTGTTAAAAAATATAAAATTGATAATTTCTTTTTAAGAGCAGATACTTTCACTATTGATAAAGATTGGGTTATTGAGATTTCAAAGGAAATAATAAAAAGAAATTTAAAAGTGAAGTGGGTTGCAAATTCAAGAACAAAACCAATTGATAAAGAGATGTTATTGTGGATGAGAAAGTCGGGTTGTTATTTAATTGCATTTGGTCTTGAATCTGGTAGTGAAAAAAGTTTAAAACTTATGAAAAAAGGAGTGAGTGTAGAAGATAATTTAAATGCTGTTAAACTAGCAAAAGAAATTGGTTTTAAAATTTATTCTTTTTTTATAATAGGATTTCCATGGGAGAATGAAGATGATATAATGGAAACTATTAACTTTTCTTTAAAAATTCCATCTGATTTTGTTGAATTTCATATTGCAACTCCTTATTATGGAACAGAACTTTATAAAATGATGAAAGAAGAAAATTTGCTTCAAAATGATATAGAAGGTCACAACTATTTCTCAAATCCAATTGGTGGAACAAAATATTTAACTCGAGAAAAAGTTCTTTCTTTAAGAAAAAAGGCTCTTCTAAAATTTTATTTAAGACCAAATTACATATTTAAAACATTAATTAGACAAAATCCAAGAACTCTTAAAAATTATATTTATTATGGATTTAAACTGGTAAAAAACTCTTTATTCTAA
- a CDS encoding PLP-dependent aminotransferase family protein, with product MGVTPNEIGIEWERVYATRAKSMKASEIRELLKVAKQPGVISFAGGFPDPTLFPADEINEVTDFVLKNYGKDALQYGVTEGLKELRETLVARMKNEGVDIGIDNLIITTASQQGLDLVAKVFIDPGDTIIVESPSYLGALQAFNAFEAQYVDIRINKDGMDTEILEETLKELIFKKRIKPKFIYTVPNFHNPTGVTLSYERRKRLIEISEKYQIPIIEDDPYGEVRFEGVSIPSLISMNRTHVITLRTFSKILSPGLRLGWIVGDPEVIRKIVIAKQAADLCSPSITQYIVNEFLKRGYLEPYLEKVKVHYKKKRDVMIECMEKYFPEEVKFTRPEGGLFIWVTCPKSINTEELFYEAIEEKVAYVIGASFYAYRNIHNCMRINFSLPTLEQIEEGIKRLGNLLKRKLGK from the coding sequence ATGGGGGTAACACCTAACGAGATTGGCATTGAGTGGGAGAGGGTTTATGCAACAAGAGCAAAGAGTATGAAGGCCTCAGAGATTAGAGAACTTTTAAAAGTCGCAAAACAGCCAGGAGTGATCTCTTTTGCAGGTGGTTTTCCTGATCCGACACTATTTCCAGCAGATGAGATTAATGAAGTTACAGATTTTGTATTAAAAAATTATGGAAAAGATGCTCTTCAATATGGAGTTACAGAAGGTCTAAAAGAGTTAAGAGAAACACTTGTTGCAAGAATGAAAAATGAAGGAGTTGATATTGGAATAGATAATCTTATTATTACAACTGCATCACAACAAGGATTAGATTTAGTTGCAAAAGTATTTATTGATCCAGGAGATACTATTATAGTTGAGTCTCCTTCATATCTTGGTGCCCTTCAAGCATTTAATGCATTTGAGGCTCAATATGTTGATATAAGAATAAATAAAGATGGAATGGATACAGAAATTCTTGAAGAAACTTTAAAAGAATTAATTTTTAAAAAAAGAATTAAGCCAAAATTTATTTATACAGTTCCAAATTTCCATAATCCAACTGGAGTTACTTTATCTTATGAAAGAAGAAAAAGATTGATTGAAATTTCTGAAAAATATCAAATACCAATTATAGAAGATGATCCATATGGTGAGGTAAGATTTGAAGGCGTCTCCATACCATCACTTATTTCAATGAATAGGACACATGTTATTACATTAAGAACTTTTTCAAAAATTTTATCACCTGGTTTAAGATTAGGTTGGATTGTTGGAGATCCTGAAGTAATAAGGAAAATTGTTATTGCAAAACAAGCGGCAGATTTATGTTCACCATCAATAACTCAGTATATTGTTAATGAATTTTTAAAAAGAGGTTATCTTGAGCCGTATCTTGAAAAAGTTAAAGTTCATTATAAAAAGAAAAGAGATGTAATGATTGAATGTATGGAAAAATATTTTCCAGAAGAAGTAAAATTTACAAGACCAGAAGGTGGGTTATTCATATGGGTCACATGTCCAAAATCAATAAATACTGAGGAACTATTTTATGAAGCAATAGAGGAAAAGGTTGCGTATGTAATAGGTGCATCATTTTATGCTTATAGAAATATACATAACTGTATGAGAATTAACTTCTCACTTCCAACACTTGAACAGATTGAAGAAGGTATAAAAAGATTAGGAAATTTACTTAAAAGAAAATTAGGTAAATAA
- a CDS encoding N-acetyltransferase, whose protein sequence is MKKQVPTKLRKSEYTFDAEWLEGMLQAPLNAPPMKPYYTEITNKEGNKFQVLIRPIKEEEIDPVLNFLKLTLDAEYDFYDIVGARVFAELLAIKRKRMKDEYFFVGLHDGKLLGIANGRLMNEDINISLHTMTFERQINAGAVLFYSKAWYTFEVCHQQEFWATFESYNGWVLGGLRMALPTYPWPDYQHELGGAKIYYLTKKMWEEEIRDNYLQQVMRGFFKEAPEELIKRNEKLIVPDKLEI, encoded by the coding sequence ATGAAAAAGCAAGTCCCAACAAAATTAAGAAAGTCTGAGTACACATTTGATGCTGAGTGGCTTGAGGGAATGTTACAAGCACCATTAAATGCACCCCCAATGAAACCATATTACACAGAGATTACAAATAAAGAGGGAAATAAATTTCAAGTTTTAATAAGACCCATTAAAGAGGAAGAAATTGACCCAGTTTTAAATTTCCTCAAATTAACACTTGATGCAGAGTATGATTTTTATGATATTGTAGGTGCAAGAGTTTTTGCAGAACTTCTTGCAATAAAAAGAAAGAGAATGAAAGATGAGTATTTCTTTGTAGGTCTTCATGACGGAAAACTTCTAGGAATTGCAAATGGAAGACTTATGAATGAAGATATAAATATTTCACTTCATACAATGACATTTGAAAGACAAATTAATGCTGGAGCAGTTCTTTTTTATTCAAAAGCATGGTATACTTTTGAGGTTTGCCATCAGCAAGAATTTTGGGCAACATTCGAAAGTTACAATGGATGGGTTTTAGGTGGACTCAGAATGGCTCTTCCAACATATCCATGGCCAGACTATCAACATGAATTAGGTGGAGCAAAAATTTATTATCTTACAAAAAAGATGTGGGAAGAAGAGATAAGAGATAACTATCTCCAACAAGTAATGAGAGGATTCTTTAAGGAAGCACCAGAAGAATTGATTAAAAGAAACGAAAAACTTATTGTTCCAGATAAACTTGAAATTTAA
- a CDS encoding lipoate--protein ligase family protein, whose translation MKIIKSVRKKDVNFMGDNFRLIIDKIFDPAKHYALEEAMMRLMDENDSFPNTLRLRRVKRSVLIGFLENPYDTVNVDIALKNRVKIVRRHNLGGTVYQDLGSFMFTCLYRNGTFLSKLSEEETYNEFSNLIILFLKKFGIEGKRRGLNDVVVNDKKIFGSSFTKIGDSISYTGTILVDMDLEFLSKVLKFIKPKFSDKNFKSLKDALTTISIELNRKVKIKEAYKNFIDAFKEKFNVSLFKGKITKKEKKLMFELYNKKYKNWEWTFGEEKEFEEIYTKKIRSGLIILRGNFQEKIEKIKIYGDFLIAEREKIEELENNLNMRSYDEAINIIKSLNLNSELQNGLIEIINEIKNKRG comes from the coding sequence GTGAAGATAATAAAGAGTGTAAGAAAGAAAGATGTGAATTTTATGGGGGATAATTTTAGATTAATAATTGATAAAATTTTTGATCCAGCAAAACATTATGCTTTAGAAGAAGCAATGATGAGACTAATGGATGAAAATGACTCTTTTCCAAATACTCTTAGATTGAGAAGAGTTAAAAGAAGTGTTCTTATTGGATTTTTAGAAAATCCATATGATACTGTAAATGTAGATATTGCATTAAAAAATAGAGTTAAGATAGTTAGAAGGCATAATCTTGGTGGTACAGTTTATCAAGATTTAGGAAGTTTTATGTTTACATGTTTATATAGAAACGGTACTTTCTTATCAAAATTGAGTGAAGAAGAAACTTATAATGAATTTAGTAATTTAATTATATTATTTTTAAAAAAATTTGGAATTGAAGGAAAAAGGAGAGGATTAAATGATGTAGTAGTGAATGATAAAAAAATTTTTGGCTCCTCTTTTACAAAGATTGGAGATTCTATATCTTATACTGGTACAATTCTTGTTGATATGGATCTCGAGTTTTTATCAAAAGTTTTAAAATTTATTAAACCTAAATTTTCTGATAAAAATTTTAAGAGTTTAAAAGATGCTTTAACAACTATTTCAATTGAGTTGAATAGAAAAGTTAAAATAAAAGAAGCGTATAAAAATTTTATAGATGCTTTTAAAGAAAAATTCAATGTAAGTTTATTTAAAGGAAAAATTACAAAAAAAGAAAAAAAATTAATGTTTGAACTTTATAATAAAAAGTATAAAAATTGGGAATGGACTTTTGGAGAAGAAAAAGAATTTGAAGAGATTTATACTAAAAAAATTAGGAGTGGCTTAATTATATTAAGAGGAAATTTCCAAGAAAAGATAGAGAAAATAAAAATTTATGGAGATTTTTTAATTGCTGAAAGAGAAAAAATTGAAGAGTTAGAAAATAATTTAAATATGAGAAGTTATGATGAGGCAATAAATATAATAAAAAGTTTAAATTTAAATTCAGAGTTGCAAAATGGACTAATTGAGATTATAAACGAAATAAAAAATAAAAGGGGGTAG
- a CDS encoding DUF5714 domain-containing protein: MEVKFYCPLCKSELLEKEGVYKCIYCGKEEKSEYICPNGHYICEDCRILNQEDITIKFLNYTKEGDILKNLNLLLRHPSFNFFGKEHHFVLGPVVLTSLNNKGMLKWDSRRNVALIKRTSFMPYGICGTIGTCGVCSSVGATLSTLLKATYLSDKERSIILRATGECLEELGKRGGPRCCKESIYVGLKILEKYFKELFNRDLGLPKEIICEFSEDNKECKKERCEFYGG; the protein is encoded by the coding sequence ATGGAAGTTAAGTTTTATTGTCCTCTCTGTAAAAGTGAACTTTTAGAAAAAGAAGGAGTTTATAAGTGTATTTATTGTGGAAAAGAAGAAAAAAGTGAGTATATCTGTCCAAATGGACACTATATTTGTGAAGATTGTAGAATTTTAAACCAAGAAGATATAACTATTAAATTTTTAAATTATACTAAAGAGGGAGATATTTTAAAAAATTTGAACCTTTTATTAAGACATCCATCATTTAATTTTTTTGGAAAAGAGCACCATTTTGTTCTAGGGCCAGTTGTTTTAACTTCTTTAAATAATAAAGGGATGTTAAAATGGGATTCACGAAGAAATGTTGCATTGATAAAAAGGACTTCATTTATGCCATACGGAATTTGTGGAACTATTGGAACATGTGGGGTTTGTTCAAGTGTTGGAGCTACTCTATCAACTTTACTTAAAGCAACATATTTAAGTGATAAAGAAAGAAGTATAATTTTGAGAGCAACAGGAGAGTGTCTTGAAGAATTAGGAAAAAGAGGTGGCCCAAGGTGTTGTAAAGAATCAATTTATGTTGGTTTAAAAATTTTAGAAAAATATTTTAAAGAGTTGTTTAATAGAGATTTAGGTTTACCTAAAGAAATTATATGTGAATTTAGTGAAGATAATAAAGAGTGTAAGAAAGAAAGATGTGAATTTTATGGGGGATAA